A stretch of DNA from Gimesia chilikensis:
AGTGGGGGTATCGTTTTCATCGACGACAGGGATCATGATTTCAAAGCGGGTCCCTTCACCCGGTCGGGATTCGAAGTTGACACTGCCCCCATGTTCTTCAGCGGTGGAATAAACCATCGCCAGCCCCAGACCGGTCCCCTGCCCGACTTCCTTAGTGGTGAAGAAGGGATCAAAAATCCGGTCCTGGATATTCTCCGGGATGCCTGGACCGGTGTCTTTGACATAGAAGCCGATCCTGGCGTCTTCTGATGTGCTGATCAACCGATCGCCGATAGTGATGGTGCCTCCGGACGGCATGGCGTCGCGCGAGTTCATGCAGAGGTTGAGCAGTGCCTGCCCCAGGACAAGTGGATTCGCCACAATTTGAGGTAACTGGGGAGAGAGTTCATACTCGAGCGAGATGTTTTCGGGGAGCAAGGGACGAAGCAGCACGCGCAAATCGTCAATCACATTTTGAGGATCGCAGGTGATTTTTTCCACTTCCTCAACGCGGCTGAATCGCAGCAACTGTGTCGTGAGTTTTGCGGCACGATCAATGGCGGTGATACTCTGGGTCAGATCGGAATGAGCCATAGAATCGGAGGCGACTTCATCCAGGGCAAAAGTCACGTAACCACGGATGGCCTGCAGCAGATTGTTAAACTCATGCGCGACACCACCGGCCAGTTTTCCAACCGCCTGCATACGGCCGCTATGTCTGAGTTGCAGTTCATTCTGGCGTAACGATTCGCGGGCCATCTCCAGTTCGGTAATGTCGATTGAGATTTTCAAGAGTCCCGTAGTGCCATCATAGAGTCTGAGGGGGACTTTACTGGTGTCCAGAATCTTCTGATCGCCGTTGGACGAAACGCGGTTTTCAATTTTGTGCATCAGCGGCTGACCACTTTCGACGATGGCACGGTCTTCACTGAGGATATGTTCGGCTTCTTCAGGGGTGAGATGGAATTCGCGTTCCGTTTTCCCGATTACGTTTTCCCGTTCACCTAATCCAGTGAGTTCGATAAACAGATCGTTGCAACCCAGGTAGCGGGATTCAGCATCTTTCCAGGAGACTGCGAACGGAATCACATCCAGAATCGTCTGCAGTAGATCATTTTGTTCATCGAGTAACTGTTGGGTTCGTTTCTGCTCTGAAATATCCAGGTGGACGCCTACCATGCGGGTGGGGTTTCCGTGCTGGTCACGGGCAACCACCTGTCCCCGGGCCATCGTCCAGCGATACTGATCCCGTTCGCATAAGATCCGGTGTTCAGATACGAAATGGTCGTGTTTATCACGCGTTACCAGGGCCAGCTGTTGAGTAAACCGATCAACGTCATCCGGATGAATTCGCTTGACCCAGGTTTCGATTTTGTGCTCGAGTGTCCCGGGTTCGGCACCGACCAGATTT
This window harbors:
- a CDS encoding PAS domain-containing hybrid sensor histidine kinase/response regulator, with the translated sequence MNPLPNKRMENSILQQVIERTVNGVIITDEAGYTTWINQGFERITGFSANEILGQKPGELLQGPDSDAHVIEEMHLAISNAETFDVTILNYKKNGETFWNYIECLPLFENEIHTGFLAIQTDVTPSIEFQNRLIEANKRAQENSERLLLAFAGGLVGSWDWNPTDDDLYFHESWENLVGAEPGTLEHKIETWVKRIHPDDVDRFTQQLALVTRDKHDHFVSEHRILCERDQYRWTMARGQVVARDQHGNPTRMVGVHLDISEQKRTQQLLDEQNDLLQTILDVIPFAVSWKDAESRYLGCNDLFIELTGLGERENVIGKTEREFHLTPEEAEHILSEDRAIVESGQPLMHKIENRVSSNGDQKILDTSKVPLRLYDGTTGLLKISIDITELEMARESLRQNELQLRHSGRMQAVGKLAGGVAHEFNNLLQAIRGYVTFALDEVASDSMAHSDLTQSITAIDRAAKLTTQLLRFSRVEEVEKITCDPQNVIDDLRVLLRPLLPENISLEYELSPQLPQIVANPLVLGQALLNLCMNSRDAMPSGGTITIGDRLISTSEDARIGFYVKDTGPGIPENIQDRIFDPFFTTKEVGQGTGLGLAMVYSTAEEHGGSVNFESRPGEGTRFEIMIPVVDENDTPTSQHVVDRFDIKATQNRSKTVKSILVAEDDSIVMRVTVRMLENLGYHVLSANNGRAAVEVYRREREDIKCLVFDISMPLMNGTEAYDEISRLGTSPPIVFCTGYDSNQTLKTDLCQKGYRLINKPFDQTTLEEAINDALLEAAAEE